The Lathyrus oleraceus cultivar Zhongwan6 chromosome 5, CAAS_Psat_ZW6_1.0, whole genome shotgun sequence genome includes the window gaagggcgcctcttccttgcatgtgagaaatcacatgtaggcgccaagaGGAATGGCTCTTCTTCCCTTGCATGTGCTTTCTTCAGATGCGCCAAGAAGATTCCTCACATGCTAGCTTTCTCTTCCATTCTGAATTTTGTCATTCTCTTGTCTCCTCTTGCCtttccatgcaaccaatcacactCTTCTTAGGTTCCAAACCTACTCACTCcttcatctataaatagtctCTCATATAAACAAcatcaaatcatcttcatcaatactcaagtATTTTCTTCTACCACACTTCTTTCATCTACCCAACTCAAGCTTTGCAAATTCAActcatgtctttgttgactatgggcgatgaacacagaggcacaatcgagaatatctcggcatttgtatgttatctctctcttttaatttctatttttggattactaCTAATAGATATCTTTTTTGTGTTATACTTTTGTTATGTCTCTCTTTTgagtttctatttttggattacttctaatagatatattttttgtgttatacctttgttGTCTCTCTCTTcttagtttctatttttggattacttccaatagatatcttctttgtgttatacctttgtaatctctacctttttagtttctatttttgcattacttctaatacatatcttctttgtgttatacctttgtaatctctctctttttagtttctatttttggattactaCTTATAGATATCTTTTTTGTGTTATACTTTTGTTATGTCTCTCTTTTgagtttctatttttggattacttctaatagaTATCTTTTTTGTGTTGTACCTTTGTtgtctctctctttttagtttctatttttggattacttctaatagatatcttctttgtgttatacctttgtaatctctctctttttagtttctatttttggattacttctaatagatatcttctttatgttatacctttgtaatctctctctttttagtttctatttttggattaattctaatagatatcttttttgtgttatacctttgttatctctctctttttagtttctatttttggaatacttcttatagatgtgtgtttgttgagtatgtatttcttcttctaattgtattttcttacttttttgttattaggatccgaagcggtttagatgtTGCGTACATGAATATataccccacgatcctttaatagaaccatatattagaggatgtggatttagaaatctactaaacattgtttcgtactcggtggactacaagttcattctggctttgttggagaagtggagacccgagacccacacatttcaacttccgattggtgagtgtaccgtcacacaTGAGGACATGTACATGTTATTGGGTCTCCGTATAGACGGAAAGGAAGTGAATGGGtgagttaaccaagacaacaatatatgcaatgaattattggATGCCCCTTTATTAGACAATGAAATTGAGGAAGAcacatccggtcaagcaagggggcaaggtataaatttaaaatacctaaaacaatattatgtcagtatagtattgtccgacgattcaaccgagtatgagaaaataataaaagcttggtgttatattatgattttatttggtaactttttgtttccagaaagtacaggtaattctgtgaatatatcgtatttacctttattacgcaacattaataaggtaaacacttatagttggggttcagttgtgttggcccatctatttagtgcaatgtgtagaactACAAAAAAGAATACATGTACTTTTTTTTCATGAgcttatttgcttcaagcttggggtGGTCTAGAATACCGTCGCTCACCCCGATAAATGAACGccattcgtgttcccgtttgcaaccaagtaagtctaacactttaccattcaccatttagttaattatatttattattataattaacagtaaataatatcttaggtggtcagtaaggggaatgaactataataggtgtccgaaacacgctattgtagtctatcgaaatctattggaccacattggacatgacgatgtaataatcctaccGAACTAtattttcatttaaaaatacttctcaaattattttccatctaaccatttggtattgttttacagtttgttTGGAGGCCATATCTGCGTCTGAATCATGAGGTGAACCATGACGATGTTGTAGTTTGGACAGCGAAGACACCGATTATGCGATTCACTACGGTggaaatgcaccaaagtgaccgggtcaaactgcagtttggaatgctacaacagattccagaatctcccacgtgtttggggaattgacatcaaaaaagggtcgatgcacagtggggttattctgactggagagactttccaaaagacatgtgtcgtcaatggaggaatcgacgataACACATCTTGAACAAACCAGTCATCCAAGGTGCAAGATCCACTGAATAATATATGGCAAGGTTTAGGTCtgtaacaactcaacaatttgtatctgagccgcgaTATTTGATGGATCCACACCAACTTGTttcgtcatcgtatgccccacatcaattcaccacccaacaccaatgtgtacccacccaaacccaacaaccaaccacacaatATCAATCGACCATATacacacaacaaacaaacacccaacatcgcaacccgttcatggCAACCACCCAACAAtcaaccatccaacgtcgcacCCCGTTCATACCACCaacccaaacacaaaaccaagaatcaaacctCGCATCCACAACCGTCTACAGTCCAGAtaattcatatgggtcacttcatcgtagccccccatcaataaacacccaaccactgtttaactataatacgccccaggaaccattgcttcgttttcaaaacgactaaatggcccaatttgggcaactataccgtcgcaagttcacccaaccccaacgtcctaactacgatgacatggacaccgaactccattacggaagcgtcgTTGGCCAGAACCCCTCaggatattgggagcaaatgaagacacatctatcaaataccgctggaacttctgccggaccttccaaccagccatcgctcgatcaggtcagcaaccaaagaccacaaacacctcaagaaaatcatgggagacctcggagacaaactaacTCACCTGGATGTGGAATcgggggacgttataatcgggcggGTCATTAGTTTTTTGTCTGTCCAATGTAAGTAATTATTACATATTtaatgaattttatttttcattattatttcttatatattaaataataaatattaaaaaatttaaaagttttaaaaattaaataactaaaaaaaatttaaaaaaataaaaaaataataggggggatgtatgcgccagatgaattggcgcatacacccaCCATGCAAAAGTCACTGAGGCGCCAAAGGCATTGGCGCCACAAGCATTGACgtctcctcatgaggcccaatgcatgtgcgccaatgctagtggcgcctcCTCTTAGTGGTATGTGGGTGCGCTAATTCATATGACGCATTCTCTACCAAACTTgattattttgatttatttttttaaaaaaatggttatttttgattttttttttgaaaaaattggttattttgaaaaaaaatatcGTGTTATGGAGTATATTAATTTTAAGTGAATCAAATACACATTAAGAATGCTTAACTCAAAAGTTAATTAGGTGAACTGACCCTAACTATTGACTCAAAAAATATTCAACATGTTTGTTGAATATTCGACCAATATTTGTCAAGAATTTGCAAGTGTAGAATACTAACCAAATTTACTATATTTAAATATAGATTTCGGTTATTTACTTTCttcaattaaatttttttttttttacttttttaaaataaataaaaataatgaCTTGAACAGTGGAGCTCACAACAGAATATACATAGAGGGTAGTTGCAGTAGGTTTGAATAAGTAGTAGTTGGTTTATCAAACAATCTACTTCTCTTCTCTCTCACTCTTTTGCACATTACAAATATTAGACCAAGTTTGAGGTAGCTAGAAACTTAGAAATTATTTTGAAAAGATCATAGAAACAAACATGAAGTTTGATTTCGCAATTGTTATTATAGCAGTTAGTATGTTAGGAATTGGTCTTGAAAGATGTGATTGCAAAATGGTGCAGTTCATTTTTGGAGATTCTCTGTCTGATGTTGGAAACAACATCTACCTTTCCAAAAGCCTTGCTCAGGCAAGTTTGCCTTGGTATGGTATTGATATGGGAAATGGTCTTCCTAATGGCAGATTCTCTAATGGTCGTACAGTTGCCGATATTATAGGTACATCTTCAATCAAAGACACAACAACAACATATGTGTCTGTATCATATCGGAGACTCATACATATTAGACACCAGATACATATTTATTATTAGGTATATTGTTATGTTATATGGAGTATCTTCGCACTAATATTATTTACTTGTTTAGGTGACAACATGGGACTTCCAAGGCCTCCAGCATTTCTGGACCCATCATTAACCGAAGATGTTATATTAGAAAATGGAGTGAACTATGCTTCTGGAGGTGGTGGCATATTGAATGAAACTGGAAGTTTTTTTGTAAGATTGTAcaatatttaattaatttttatgcTTTATAGTAACCATAGAAAGTCACTAAAATCATTCGTCTTGCAGATTCAAAGATTTTCTCTCTACAAACAAATTGAGCTGTTTGAGGGGACACAAGAACTAATTAGAAGCAAAATTGGAAAAGTGGAGGCAGAGAAGTTTTTTCAGGAAGCACGCTATGTTGTTGCGTTAGGTAGCAATGACTTCATCAATAATTACTTGATGCCTCTTTATAGTGATTCATGGACTTACAATGATGAAACCTTCATGGATTACTTAGTTGGAACACTACAAGACCAACTTAAGGTTCATATTTAACTAATCCAATCCAATCCAATCATTTCAATCATCTTATTTCTGACTTTCCATTCTTGCAATTAGAGAAAAAAAATACATAATCATAGAATAAAATCAAAAGATTCAGTGCACCTCAAAATATGATAATATTAAGAGTTTTACATCTATTAATATATAGTCTGAATATATATTTATAAGTGAGCTTTGAGTTAGGTCTTATCATAATTAAAAGATAGTATCCGACTATGATCTGCAGACAATTTAGATCCTTCAATTTGAGGAGTTAAAAGTCTTTTACATTTTGCTTTTGTAATAATTAGGTATTGCATGGGCTAGGAGCAAGACAACTGATGGTGTTTGGGCTTGGCCCAATGGGCTGCATTCCTCTTCAAAGAGTGCTTAGTACATCTGGGAATTGTCAAGAAAAAACAAACAAGCTAGCTCTTAATTTTAACAAAGCTTCAAGCAAGGTTGTAAATGATTTGGGAAAGCAACTTCCAAATTCAAGCTACAGATTTGGAGATGCATATGATGTCGTTAATAATGTGATTAGCAACCCAAGCAAGTATGGTAAGTAAATTTCTTCACTAAAgtttttaataataaaaatggTAAATGTATTTTTCTAGTAGAAACTAAATATCATTTGCATGCAACTTTAAACTCTCGAGTCAGAAAGGAACATTGAACAACAAAACTCTAATGATAAATATATTTTGATTTTTAGGGTTTGAAAACGCAGACTCGCCATGTTGCTCATTTGGGAGGATTCGTCCAGCTTTAACATGTATACCAGCGTCAAAACTATGCAAAGACAGAAGCAAATATGTTTTTTGGGATGAATATCATCCATCAGACAAGGCTAACGAAATGATTGCCACTGAACTCATCAAGAAATTTGGGTTTAAACGTGTTGATCAAACACAATCATCTTCACCATCACCTGAACTTGCTCCATCTCCTACTTCAGAtgattaattgattaattatacTATGTTGTAATTGTTTTTGTTATTCAATTTGTATTGTAATAGAAGTAAGTATCTATGTGTTTCTTGAAAAGTTATACTGATTTTTTGTTATGGTCTAAGATTGTCACGATAATCATGTCATTCTCATATATTGTTTTGGAAAATCACAAGGATGGCAACATAAGTGAAACAGTACAAGCTTATACGTACCGGAATTCATCCTAAATTTGATGaaatttttttgttttattcgGTAAACATCTCAAATTTgatgaatttttttttatttgattgAGTATGAGCTTagttttgagatttttttttaaataaccatgttttaaaaaaaaaatcaaactaaccaattttaaaaaatattaaagtaattatgtttcaataaaaaaaaattgttccCAGGAAGATGCGTCATTGCCTGTGGCACGTGCATTCATATTTTGGCCTAAGGCGCCATAGGCTATATCACATGCTCATGTGTCGTGCGAGGGTTTGTGGCATGCATGCATCCTTTAGGAACATGCGCCATAGTTAGTGACTATtatattgttttgtttttttttttaaattattctaacactaaataatattaaataaaatacttaataaaaaaTAAGTTATAATATTATTTCGTCAAATAGAATTACACGATGGTTGGATAGAAATTTAATAACATGCTCGACCGTAACGCCCACCGATCCCACACCCTGACGCATTCGCTTGCCTTTGAGATCTCCCATGATTTCCCTGAGGTATTTTGGGTCTCCTAATATTCACTTGAGCCAAAGGTGGGTTAGTGGTGTGATATTTAGATGTACAACATAACTGCTTTCATAAGAGCAACCTATTTTATGTTGTGGTCACTGTTTGAGATCAGACGTTCAAAATGGAGTTCAATTTTATAATCGGGACAGTTGTTCAGTGAGACTTCTATGAACTTTATTAAGGAGGAAGTTGCCCAAGCTAACACACATGTTGATGGCTTCTAAATTGTGATTTTAGCCATTTCTTTGATTCACACAAAAATAACAATTATAATTTCGATTTTTTGTAGGCTTGTGATTGTAAGGAATGAATATTTAGTATAAAAATAGATTACTTTTGACGAAAATGATTTTCAGGAAGAATTGACGCAAAACACGTGAAATGAATAGAAGTTGATGGAAAAGATAGAGATGGGGCACCACACCCTTTCTATTGCTAGCAAGGATGATAAGCCAAATGTAGATCCCCACAAGAAACTTGATTTCTTGATAAGATCGATATTTGGTCCAATCCAGAACCAAAGGAGCAATGCTCATAAAATTCACTCAAAGtgatatttttttaaataaaattcaTTTGTCCTTTTATTCATGAATGGTGCCTCCCTTATATAGGTGTAGGTCACGTGAAAGTAAATTATAATTTTAAAGGAAACTCATTAAATTCAACCAATAACTCTAACAATAATGTCTAGGCCGAATTATTACAAAACTGTTACAAAAAGATTGCAAAATGAATGGTAATGAGTGTTTGGTCTGCTACAATAAGTGTGGGCGGATCAAGTAATGCTTGAATGGTTACAAATTTATTTCCTCACTTTTAGTGCTGAATAATAGCACTTCATTACTCTTAATGATTGACAGCACCACTTAAATACCTTCCTTTTATAACCAGGTCCACTTTCTCTCTCCTTTTGAATACTCATGATCACTTTTGCACTCCTCTTACTTCAGTACCTTATTAGCACGAACTTTAATCAAATAAACACCACTTAAAGCTTTGGGTGCTTTAAAATGGATTAAACACACCAAAAGTTCTAACTTAGTGTTTTTGGGCCAAAATTGGTCGCTTACACTTTTATTACATAATGATTAAAATAAAACTATTAAAAATAGGTAGCATGCCCCATTTTCACGCCATTGTAGTGTTCTTGGATGATAAACATAAGCTTGGGCTCCTTTCCTTCAACTAGGTCCTCGTCCTCCATTGAATTAATCATGAATTTCACTAACTCCCTATTGACCTTCCTAGCATGTGCCCTTGTCATATGACCTCCTAAGCTTTGAATTTAATCACTTATGTCTTGTTGGCTTATGTCACCATCATTCCCCCTCTCTCTTGAATAGAATTCAACCTCGAATTGAAATCTACATCACCTACATCAAAAGGAGACAAGTCAACAACATTAAAGCTAGCACTAACACCATACTCACATGGAAGTTCAATTTTGTTGGCATTGTTATTGATCCTTGAAAGCACTTGAAAAGGTCCATCTCCCATAGGTTGAAGCTTGGACTTCCTTTGTGATGGAAACCTTTCCTTTCTCATATGTACCCAAACCCAATCTTCGGGATCAAAAACAACTTTCTTTCGCCCTTTGTTTGCACTTTTTGCATAACAatcatttttcttttcaatttgcaTTTTAACTTGCTCATGAAATTTTCTCACAAATCCAGCCTTAGCTTGGCCATCTTTATGCTTCATAAGAGATGTGTTAGGTAATGATAATAAATAAAGAGGTGTTAAAAGATTAAAACCATACACAACATCAAAAGGTGAATGTTGTCTAGTGCTATGAACAACCCTATTGTAAGAAAATTCTATTCTTCCCacattttaaaattatttttaagaaCAACCTTAAGAAGAGTAGAAAGAGTTATATTCACTACCTCAGTTTGTCCATCTAATTAGGAATGAGAAGTAGTGGAAAATAGAAATTTTGTTCCGACCTTACCCCATAAATTCCTCCAAAAATGGCTTAGGAACTTTGAGTCcctatccgaaacaatgctccTTGGAAGCCCATGAAGGCGTAGCACTTCTTCAAAGAAAAGATCAGCAACATGACAAGCATCATCCACCTTTTTGCATGGAATGAAATGTGCCATCTTTAAAAACATGTCCACAACCACAAAAATAGAATCTTTTCCATTCTTTGTTCTAGGCAGCCCCAAAACAAAGTCCATGGAAATGTCAATCCAGGGAAATTTAGGAATAGGAAAAGGAGTATAAAGACCATGAGGCATGACTGGCGTACCTCGaaaaaaatgcgatccctcgcgatggacgcggaaaaatgttagttcgaacagagtcgccaccgaactttattcatttcaatgaaggaataggaaaatatcgataaaacctttaaaagACAGAATACTGTTCAttgcaaccatattcgggttcgggagtgtattagcacccctcacgtccgttgtactcaacgggaaccttttagttcaattttgcgatttgagtgttag containing:
- the LOC127082389 gene encoding GDSL esterase/lipase At1g74460, translating into MKFDFAIVIIAVSMLGIGLERCDCKMVQFIFGDSLSDVGNNIYLSKSLAQASLPWYGIDMGNGLPNGRFSNGRTVADIIGDNMGLPRPPAFLDPSLTEDVILENGVNYASGGGGILNETGSFFIQRFSLYKQIELFEGTQELIRSKIGKVEAEKFFQEARYVVALGSNDFINNYLMPLYSDSWTYNDETFMDYLVGTLQDQLKVLHGLGARQLMVFGLGPMGCIPLQRVLSTSGNCQEKTNKLALNFNKASSKVVNDLGKQLPNSSYRFGDAYDVVNNVISNPSKYGFENADSPCCSFGRIRPALTCIPASKLCKDRSKYVFWDEYHPSDKANEMIATELIKKFGFKRVDQTQSSSPSPELAPSPTSDD